The following coding sequences are from one Panicum hallii strain FIL2 chromosome 5, PHallii_v3.1, whole genome shotgun sequence window:
- the LOC112894247 gene encoding uncharacterized protein LOC112894247, translating to MGTLHYFLCIQVQRSSSGFFLHQHQYALDILERADMQDCRPCSTSVDTNGKLSAASGTTLSADDASSYRSIVGALQYMTMTRPDIQFAVQQACLYMHAPTTDHQALVKRILRYIRGTSSLGLHLCRSSKLDLVAFSDADWAGCPDTRRSTSGFCIFLGDAMVSWSSKRQTTVSRSSAEAKYRGVANAVAKCTWLRQVLEELGFNQAKATVVFCDNVSACYLSTNPVHHRPMKQIELDVHFVREKVALGQCQVLHVPTTQQFADAMTKGLPTRFEEFRTSTCVSSNDGAHTAGGVSGTCVPVAHVLSSPCN from the coding sequence ATGGGGACTCTTCACTATTTTCTCTGCATTCAAGTGCAGCGTTCCAGCTCGGGATTCTTCCTTCACCAGCACCAATATGCACTTGACATCCTTGAACGTGCAGACATGCAAGATTGTCGCCCGTGCTCGACGTCAGTGGACACCAATGGGAAGCTCTCGGCTGCCTCCGGCACGACTCTCAGCGCTGATGATGCATCGTCATATCGAAGCATTGTTGGTGCTCTTCAATACATGACGATGACCCGTCCGGACATTCAGTTCGCAGTACAACAAGCTTGCCTGTACATGCATGCCCCGACGACAGATCATCAGGCACTGGTCAAGAGGATCCTTAGGTACATCCGTGGCACAAGCTCCCTTGGTCTCCATCTATGTCGCTCCAGCAAGCTTGATCTTGTGGCGTTCTCGGACGCGGACTGGGCTGGCTGCCCGGACACGAGAAGATCAACGTCTGGGTTCTGCATATTTCTTGGTGATGCTATGGTTTCCTGGTCTTCCAAAAGACAAACGACAGTGTCAAGGTCCAGTGCGGAAGCCAAGTACCGTGGCGTCGCAAATGCGGTAGCTAAGTGCACCTGGCTTCGTCAGGTGTTAGAAGAACTTGGATTCAACCAAGCCAAAGCAACGGTAGTCTTCTGTGACAACGTGTCTGCATGTTACTTGAGCACAAATCCAGTTCATCATAGACCAATGAAGCAAATTGAGCTCGACGTTCATTTCGTCCGAGAAAAGGTGGCTCTCGGTCAGTGCCAGGTCTTGCACGTTCCCACAACACAGCAGTTCGCTGATGCTATGACAAAAGGCCTACCAACGAGGTTTGAAGAGTTCAGAACCAGTACGTGCGTCTCCAGCAACGACGGCGCTCACACTGCGGGGGGTGTTAGCGGTACATGTGTACCGGTGGCCCATGTTCTTAGCTCTCCGTGTAACTAG